In Melanotaenia boesemani isolate fMelBoe1 chromosome 18, fMelBoe1.pri, whole genome shotgun sequence, the following proteins share a genomic window:
- the sec61g gene encoding protein transport protein Sec61 subunit gamma, with product MDQVMQFVEPSRQFVKDSIRLVKRCTKPDRKEFQKIAMATAIGFAIMGFIGFFVKLIHIPINNIIVGG from the exons ATGGATCAAGTGATGCAGTTTGTTGAGCCGAGCCGGCAGTTCGTCAAAGACTCTATAAGGCTCGTAAAGAGGTGCACAAAACCCGACAGAAAAG AATTCCAAAAGATTGCCATGGCCACAGCAATTGGGTTTGCCATCATGGGTTTCATTGGTTTCTTTGTCAAGCTCATCCATATCCCCATTAACAACATCATTGT gGGCGGCTAA